One Carassius carassius chromosome 28, fCarCar2.1, whole genome shotgun sequence genomic window carries:
- the LOC132108205 gene encoding fibronectin type-III domain-containing protein 3A-like isoform X4, giving the protein MSEGTTPAQQDGGPAQVPMMSPNGSVPQIYVPPGYVQQIIEENGVRRVLVLPQTEFHPGGHSPLHHPPPPPPHAHLQAFIPHPHILHPHPHMYSGMAGGTGDMNPQYISQYHPAHTTIYPEQDTHPPHGRAAFSHRDERASKTYERLQKKLKERHGVGGGGGGGLALSKDSPPPSPQKSRGTPPSGDLQNGLGGKGAEEQAQPSTAVTALGKSPGRGKETESGELDEEAKALQERLNSICKPVVTDIQARGVSLSWLPPSRTEGEDEPKEGEEGPAEPSFTYEVSVSYSGKDEKYKSAYSGVELSATLQDLRPATDYHVRVQAMCNCLQGVPSEPVSFTTLSCEPDRPSPPRKTGVTKSSLVLQWKAPCDNGSKIQNYILQWDEGKGTAAFEQCYYGPQKLYRLTKLSTASRYSFRLAAKNDMGVSEFSEVVHIMTSCSVPAPPLSPELIQSGVTWLCVRWYRPAGSPKEDEISYVLEMEEEGSGYGFQASYDGEDLSHTVRNLHRSTTYRFRVVAYNAEGKSNPSGVSEFTTAPDRPGCPCRLAVKGKPHPTSFRLTWDPPKDNGGSDVTKYVAELSGGSSGCSWNQVYSGSAVECVCDGLSPGCSYQARVHCISAGGESPLTEALQVQTPPVPPGPCHPPRVVGKPKAREVQLRWAPPLVDGGSAVSLYSVEMFAPQMDEGREVYQGSEVDCTVGSLLPGRTYSFRLRAANKAGYGPFSERSEVTTGPGAPEACRPPHVTCKSPTCAVISWETPPCNGAAVSEYRLEWGAAEGSMQMCYTGAALSHEMRGLLPATNYFCRVQAVNVAGVGPFSDGLLCQTPCSVPAPVGNIHALCESEMRAEGSRATERGEDEEDEEDKEARPVLYSPSTCLGLCWDAPCDHGSEITSYLIDLGERQPILTGPVTKYIILNLQPDTTYRIRIQALNSLGAGPCSHTFKLKTKPLPPLPPRLECTASSHQTLRLKWGEGPAKAQPTDSLQYHLQMEDKSGRFISLYKGPCHTHKVQRLNETTSYAFRIQAFNEAGEGPFSTVYTFTTPRSPPAPLKAPRVERVDESCEVSWETLPPMKGDPVIYCLQSMQGNSEFKQIYKGSATFYQLPNLSSSTEYRFRVCAIRQCQDAPEIIGPYSSTIILLPPRVDSPGVSGTTGSKAAEAQKPKRSMTDEQFSFLIIALLAVTSILIAVAIQYFVIE; this is encoded by the exons ATGAGTGAAGGGACTACACCTGCACAGCAGGACGGAG GTCCTGCTCAGGTTCCCATGATGTCCCCAAACGGTTCAGTGCCTCAAATCTATGTGCCTCCTGGATACGTTCAACAG ATCATTGAGGAGAACGGTGTAAGGCGGGTGTTGGTCTTACCTCAGACGGAGTTCCATCCGGGGGGCCATTCCCCACTTCACCACCCGCCCCCTCCGCCGCCCCACGCCCACCTGCAGGCCTTCATCCCCCACCCACACATCTTGCACCCTCACCCTCACATGTACTCAGGCATGGCTGGAGGAACCGGAGATATGAACCCACAGTACATCTCCCAGTACCATCCGGCTCACACGACCATCTACCCAGAGCAGG ATACTCACCCTCCGCATGGACGTGCAGCATTTTCTCACAGAGATGAAAGGGCTAGCAAAACCTATGAGCGCCTGCAGAAGAAATTGAAGGAGAGGCACGGGGTGGGCGGAGGGGGAGGTGGAGGCCTGGCCCTCTCCAAAGACAGTCCACCTCCATCCCCACAGAAGAGTCGCGGGACGCCACCGTCAGGAGATCTCCAGAACGGGCTTGGGGGTAAGGGTGCAGAGGAGCAAGCACAGCCCAGCACTGCTGTCACCGCCCTGGGCAAAAGTCCAGGGAGAGGGAAAGAGACAGAATCTGGAG aaCTGGATGAAGAAGCGAAAGCTCTTCAGGAACGATTGAACTCTATCTGCAAGCCAGTG GTGACAGACATCCAGGCCAGAGGGGTCAGTTTGAGTTGGTTGCCCCCATCAAGAACAGAAGGCGAAGATGAGCCCAAAGAGGGAGAAGAAGGCCCTGCGGAGCCCAGCTTCACGTACGAGGTCTCCGTCTCATACAGTGGCAAGGATGAGAAGTACAAGAGCGCCTACAG TGGTGTTGAACTAAGTGCAACCTTACAAGACTTGAGACCAGCAACAGACTACCATGTCAG GGTCCAGGCCATGTGTAACTGTTTACAAGGCGTCCCTTCAGAGCCTGTGAGCTTCACCACTCTGAGCTGTGAGCCAGACAGGCCCAGCCCGCCACGCAAAACCGGTGTCACCAAGAGCAGCCTTGTCCTGCAATGGAAG GCTCCATGTGACAACGGTTCCAAAATCCAAAACTATATCCTTCAATGGGATGAG GGGAAGGGGACGGCTGCGTTTGAACAGTGCTACTACGGCCCTCAGAAGCTGTACAGGCTCACCAAACTCTCCACAGCTTCCAGATATTCTTTTCGGCTGGCTGCCAaaaatgacatgggggtgag TGAGTTCAGTGAAGTCGTCCACATCATGACATCATGCAGTGTGCCTGCACCCCCCTTAAGCCCTGAGCTGATTCAGTCCGGGGTCACATGGCTCTGTGTGCGATGGTACAGGCCAGCCGGCTCGCCCAAAGAAGACGAAATCAGCTACGTGCTGGAGATGGAAGAGGAGGGCTCA GGTTATGGGTTCCAGGCCAGTTATGATGGTGAAGATCTGTCACACACTGTCAGAAACCTCCACAGGAGCACCACGTACAGGTTCAgg GTTGTCGCCTATAATGCAGAAGGGAAAAGTAACCCCAGCGGTGTGTCTGAGTTCACCACGGCCCCTGACAGACCGGGCTGCCCCTGCAGACTCGCAGTGAAGGGAAAACCTCACCCGACCAGTTTCCGTCTGACCTGGG ATCCTCCCAAAGACAACGGCGGATCAGATGTGACAAAGTATGTTGCAGAGCTGTCTGGAGGGTCAAGTG gttgtTCTTGGAATCAGGTGTACAGTGGTTCGGCTGTGGAGTGTGTTTGTGATGGTCTGAGCCCAGGATGTTCATACCAGGCTAGAGTCCACTGCATCAGTGCGGGAGGCGAGAGCCCA TTGACGGAGGCCTTGCAGGTCCAAACGCCACCTGTTCCTCCTGGTCCTTGTCATCCGCCCAGGGTCGTAGGCAAACCCAAAGCAAGAGAGGTGCAACTACGCTGGG CGCCCCCTCTGGTGGATGGAGGTAGTGCAGTGTCTTTGTACAGCGTGGAGATGTTCGCTCCCCAGATGGACGAGGGCAGGGAAGTGTACCAGGGCTCTGAAGTGGACTGCACAGTGGGAAGCTTACTGCCCGGCAGGACCTACAGCTTCCGGCTCAGAGCTGCCAACAAAGCTGGA TATGGCCCTTTTTCTGAGCGGTCTGAGGTCACGACAGGTCCAGGGGCCCCTGAGGCGTGTCGGCCCCCTCATGTCACCTGTAAATCACCGACATGTGCTGTGATCAGCTGGGAG ACCCCTCCCTGTAATGGAGCAGCAGTGTCAGAGTATCGTCTGGAGTGGGGGGCGGCAGAGGGCAGTATGCAGATGTGTTACACCGGTGCTGCACTGTCCCATGAGATGAGGGGTCTACTGCCTGCCACCAACTACTTCTGCAGAGTACAA GCAGTGAATGTAGCCGGTGTGGGGCCCTTTAGCGATGGCTTGCTCTGCCAGACACCCTGCTCTGTGCCAGCGCCAGTCGGCAACATCCACGCTCTCTGTGAGTCAGAGATGAGAGCGGAGGGCAGCAGGGCCACAGAGAGGGGCGAGGATGAGGAGGACGAGGAGGACAAAGAGGCCAGACCTGTCCTTTACTCCCCATCCACCTGCCTTGGGCTATGCTGGGATGCGCCGTGTGATCACGGATCAGAGATCACGTCGTACCTGATCGATCTGGGAGAGAGACAACCCATCCTTACTGGGCCTGTAACCAAATACATCATCCTGAACCTGCAGCCAGACACCACCTACAG GATAAGGATCCAGGCTCTAAATAGTCTGGGAGCAGGTCCCTGTAGCCACACCTTTAAACTGAAGACCAAGCCACTGCCACCCCTCCCTCCACGTCTGGAGTGCACCGCTTCCAGTCACCAGACCCTCAGGCTCAAGTGGGGCGAAGGCCCGGCCAAGGCCCAACCCACTGATTCCCTACAGTACCATCTCCAAATGGAGGATAAAAGTGGAAG GTTTATATCCTTGTATAAAGGACCCTGTCACACTCACAAAGTGCAGAGGCTAAATGAGACTACCTCTTATGCGTTCCGCATCCAGGCCTTTAACGAGGCGGGCGAGGGGCCCTTCTCCACTGTTTACACCTTCACCACCCCCCGCTCCCCACCTGCACCCCTAAAAG CTCCTCGTGTGGAGCGTGTGGACGAGTCGTGTGAGGTGAGCTGGGAGACACTGCCACCTATGAAGGGAGATCCAGTCATCTACTGTTTGCAAAGCATGCAGGGAAATTCGGAGTTCAAACAG